From Drosophila virilis strain 15010-1051.87 chromosome X, Dvir_AGI_RSII-ME, whole genome shotgun sequence, the proteins below share one genomic window:
- the LOC6633617 gene encoding LOW QUALITY PROTEIN: protein tweety (The sequence of the model RefSeq protein was modified relative to this genomic sequence to represent the inferred CDS: substituted 2 bases at 2 genomic stop codons), with product MEQPSILVKILHSIPHVNYTFRRVNDTFNPDSDVYLESLGILASIPAGLLILSLLGLLLYLLTRCCDRKQRKPSTQRCQSCSLVIITLMTCAAIGLGLYGNDDFHNGLLQAFSSGKKVESLVLNLKQETETIKRDLETKMASHNVVNQVERQQYNQTAVMLLIETSRLVRENTSRAVTSLDNMVLYFMKTKGSENETSLMGILHLGDLYESIRWPATLAFLTLLLFLCTVLVIGVARRSRCTLIFFSVSGLFCIIICWLLAGIYLASSVAAGDFCMRPHEYMCRQVGMRSPYVYFLNCGTLRNRFILRLNESRDLVERARESVEMMQRMSQDTYPRIDIQRTLNAMDNDLEETKRNLTNLSATLDRRAIDRHYAEALQGLCGGGLLGLSLMMVAGLLTSFLLTILVYADSHAWIYLSKRPTMDGDKSETAPLFSASNAPSASISPTAPMSTGTINRTLLHHQQAHGGPIGGSVAGGAGAGHTGTLPSSNSLTGGNGAGPYRNGTAGLRQGLASPSSQSSNNTSSTTTYHHHHNNHNNNHHYNHNNTQHRTNSTAAAAAASAAASSLSSRSNGGRRSPSPPPGYDLVHGTRSGHHTLGRLPSHHQQSASYLPGPNNGKYATLSKQCKTLESNDFYXDSLACSTYAGNSNNTQHSSNINQQQQQQQQQQQQLQQQQQQHHHSSSSSNTLKNIFASATLPRSTGSSIRSVLSAQTANAICKSTGNGLDAADVLIDDRDPRDVTNNSFNRFDPKYISIGPKAVRGNNNLNIVAAATANKCATLRHVGRYGGSLKGASPSPNLRSAKTPSIATVSKDYCQQAECMPQVYAAGSTDMLVPSTTAQVVQQQQPPPPPSQQQQQQQLQMQLVVQQVAPPPPPPQQQQQQLLQPQPAPPPPPKPKIVNTFTEIPGTTGVGSSYAKEQQQLLALQQQQQQQLLALQQLQQQQQQQQQQQQQQQQHHHHPPTTHILPPSAVYSIESSSVYPAAAAAAAAQQAAPTAAPRVQRSLNPASIVNQPLPEIPVQSPTGNSGTPGTQSKISSQQPLCAATLGQYRSLQRPQAAAQQKLQLVAQQQQQQQQQPPSLPPKNRHKNSRDVNNANHMQTLPPKSVSLRQQQTASFGYERERDRERDRERERERERERDRERERPRRAETLDNARSYAEQQQYGAQPLLSSMKKQHSYDSSTYHHQQQHHQQQQQQQAAYYQQRQHNNNYHGTVSSSASSKHHQQQLLVEQQQALFYRSLKRSSGAGGGVGGGGVAAGIVTASGYANSDLYSVTELXECACCGGGVDVRRATNCSTGTSATSTALHAAAAAASASTQTQTQTQTQLSQAPIPLPPKKHRTQQQQQQQQQQQLPCNANLCDEHEYDEYCPQQYESQQQQQQPQQQSSRHGKQQRAATFDLADARDYELKRLGNRRSQQQAASSKRNGATSASDQQQQQQQGQGHHHHRTHDRERSRSDHRIASYACEDAAAAALCSAGSMSLLPANGSAQQQQQQQSHRSHHQQQQQQQQQQQQQQQRREKTFKV from the exons AGCCTGGGCATCTTGGCCTCAATACCCGCCGGACTGCTGATACTCTCGCTGCTCGGCCTGCTCCTGTATCTGTTGACGCGCTGCTGCGATCGCAAGCAGCGCAAGCCGAGCACCCAGCGCTGCCAGAGCTGTTCGCTGGTCATCATAACGCTGATGACCTGTGCGGCCATTGGACTAG GTTTATATGGCAACGATGATTTCCACAATGGTCTGCTGCAGGCTTTCAGCTCCGGCAAGAAGGTGGAGAGCCTTGTGCTCAATCTTAAACAAGAG ACTGAAACCATCAAGCGCGATCTGGAAACGAAAATGGCTTCGCACAACGTTGTGAATCAGGTGGAGAGACAGCAATACAATCAAACCGCTGTCATGCTGCTCATCGAGACGTCCCGTCTGGTGCGGGAGAATACCTCACGTGCGGTCACCTCGCTGGACAACATGGTGCTCTACTTCATGAAGACCAAGGGCAGCGAGAATGAGACCTCGCTGATGGGCATTCTGCAT CTGGGCGATCTATACGAATCTATACGCTGGCCGGCCACATTGGCCTTCCTCACCCTGCTTCTATTCCTGTGCACCGTGCTGGTCATCGGCGTTGCCCGTCGTTCGCGCTGCACTTTGATTTTCTTCAGCGTTTCGGGTTTGTTCTGCATCATCATCTGCTGGCTGTTGGCTGGCATCTATTTGGCCTCCAGCGTGGCAGCCGGCGACTTTTGTATGCGACCGCATGAGTATATGTGCCGCCAGGTAGGCATG CGCAGTCCTTATGTCTATTTCCTCAACTGTGGCACGTTGCGCAATCGCTTTATACTGCGCCTCAACGAGTCACGGGATTTGGTGGAACGTGCCCGTGAGAGTGTTGAAATGATGCAACG CATGAGCCAGGACACGTATCCACGCATTGACATACAGCGCACGCTTAACGCCATGGACAACGATCTGGAGGAGACGAAACGCAATCTGACCAATCTCTCGGCCACGCTGGACAGACGCGCCATCGACCGCCACTATGCGGAGGCGTTGCAGGGCCTCTGCGGCGGCGGCCTGCTCGGTCTCAGTCTGATGATGGTCGCCGGTCTGTTGACCTCGTTTCTGCTCACGATACTCGTCTATGCGGACTCGCATGCCTGGATTTATCTGAGCAAGCG GCCCACAATGGATGGCGACAAGTCGGAGACGGCGCCGCTGTTTTCGGCCTCGAATGCGCCGAGCGCCAGCATTTCGCCAACGGCGCCCATGAGCACCGGCACCATCAATCGGACGCTGCTGCATCATCAGCAGGCGCATGGTGGTCCCATTGGTGGCAGCGTTGCCGGCGGCGCTGGAGCCGGGCACACGGGCACCctgcccagcagcaacagcttgaCTGGCGGCAATGGCGCCGGCCCCTACAGGAATGGCACAGCGGGCCTGCGACAAGGGTTGGCATCACCATCATCACAATCAAGCAACAATACATCATCTACTACAACTtaccaccaccaccacaacaaccacaacaacaaccaccactacaaccacaacaatacACAGCATAGAACTAACTcaacggcggcagcggcggcggcgtcggcggcggccTCATCGCTGTCCAGCCGCTCCAATGGCGGCCGCCgttcgccgtcgccgccgcccgGCTATGATTTGGTGCATGGCACAAG ATCGGGCCACCATACGCTGGGTCGCCTGCCATCGCACCACCAACAGTCGGCGTCGTATCTGCCCGGGCCAAACAATGGCAAATACGCGACGCTCAGCAAGCAGTGTAAGACGCTCGAATCGAACGACTTCTACTGAGATTCGCTTGCCTGCAGCACGTATGCaggcaatagcaacaacacgcagcacagcagcaacatcaatcagcagcagcagcaacagcagcagcaacagcagcagctgcagcagcaacaacaacaacaccaccacagcagcagcagcagcaacacactGAAGAACATATTCGCATCGGCAACGCTGCCCCGCTCCACGGGCAGCTCCATACGCTCCGTGCTGTCCGCCCAGACGGCCAATGCCATTTGCAAGTCGACGGGCAACGGCCTGGACGCGGCCGATGTGCTGATCGACGATCGTGATCCGCGCGATGTCACCAACAACAGCTTCAATCGCTTCGATCCCAAGTACATTAGCATCGGGCCCAAGGCGGTgcgcggcaacaacaatttgaatattgTTGCGGCCGCCACGGCCAATAAGTGCGCCACGCTGCGGCATGTGGGTCGCTATGGTGGCTCCCTGAAGGGCGCCTCGCCGTCGCCCAACTTGCGCAGCGCCAAAACGCCATCCATAGCGACGGTGTCCAAGGACTACTGCCAGCAGGCGGAGTGCATGCCGCAGGTCTATGCCGCTGGCTCGACGGACATGCTGGTGCCTAGCACGACGGCGCAGgtggtgcagcagcagcagccaccgccgccaccatcgcaacagcagcagcaacagcagctgcaaatgcagtTGGTGGTGCAGCAGGTggcgccaccgccgccgccgccacagcagcagcagcagcagctgttgcagccacAGCCCgcaccaccgccgccacccAAGCCAAAGATAGTCAACACCTTTACGGAAATACCAGGCACCACGGGCGTGGGCAGCTCCTATgccaaggagcagcagcagctgctggcgctgcagcagcaacagcagcagcagctgctcgccttgcaacagctgcaacaacaacagcaacagcagcaacagcagcaacaacaacagcagcagcatcatcatcatccacCGACCACACACATTCTGCCCCCTTCGGCCGTGTACAGCATTGAGAGCAGCAGCGTCTAtccggcggcggcagcagcagcagcagcgcagcaggcAGCACCAACGGCGGCGCCACGCGTGCAGCGCTCCCTAAACCCAGCCTCGATAGTCAATCAGCCGCTGCCAGAGATACCCGTGCAGTCGCCCACCGGCAACAGCGGCACGCCTGGCACCCAGTCGAAGATCTCATCTCAACAGCCGCTGTGCGCCGCCACCTTGGGCCAGTATCGCTCGCTGCAGCGGCCACAGGCAGCGGCACAGCAGAAGCTGCAGCTTGtcgcgcagcaacagcaacagcagcagcagcagccgccttCTCTGCCGCCCAAGAATCGGCACAAGAACTCGCGGGATGTGAACAATGCGAATCATATGCAAACGTTGCCGCCCAAATCTGTGAGCCTGCGCCAGCAGCAAACCGCCAGCTTTGGCTATGAGCGCGAGCGCGACAGAGAGCGCGACAGAGAGCGTGAGCGGGAGCGTGAGCGTGAAAGAGATCGCGAACGGGAGCGACCACGTCGCGCCGAAACGCTTGACAATGCGCGCAGCTACgccgagcagcagcaatatgGAGCCCAGCCCCTGCTCAGCAGCATGAAGAAGCAGCACTCCTACGACAGCAGTACCtaccaccaccagcagcagcaccaccagcagcagcagcagcagcaggcggcctACTACCAACAACggcagcacaacaacaactatcaTGGCACAGTTtcgagcagcgccagcagcaagcatcatcagcaacagttgctggtGGAACAGCAACAGGCGCTCTTCTATCGCTCGCTGAAGCGCAGCAGTGGCGCTGGCGGCGGTGTAGGTggcgggggcgtggcagctggcATTGTGACAGCGTCTGGTTATGCCAACAGCGATTTGTATTCTGTGACGGAATTGTAGGAGTGCgcctgctgcggcggcggcgttgaTGTGCGGCGTGCCACGAACTGTTCGACGGGCACGAGCGCAACATCAACGGCGCTGCacgcagcggcggcggcagcctCAGCcagcacacagacacaaactcAGACGCAAACGCAGCTCAGCCAGGCGCCCATACCGCTACCGCCCAAAAAGCATcgcacacagcagcagcaacagcaacagcagcagcagcagctgccctgCAATGCGAATCTGTGCGATGAACACGAGTACGACGAGTATTGCCCGCAGCAATATgagtcacagcagcagcagcagcagccgcagcagcaaagctCACGACATGGCAAGCAGCAGCGCGCGGCCACCTTTGACCTGGCGGATGCACGTGACTACGAGCTGAAGCGTTTGGGCAATCGACGCTcccagcagcaggcggccaGCAGCAAGCGAAATGGCGCAACATCAGCCAGcgatcagcaacagcagcagcagcagggacaggggcatcatcatcatcgcaCACACGACCGGGAACGTTCACGCAGCGATCATCGCATTGCCAGCTATGCCTGCGAGgatgcagcagcggcggctcTGTGCAGCGCCGGCTCCATGAGCCTGCTGCCAGCCAATGGCagcgcacagcagcaacagcagcagcagtcgcatcGCAgccatcatcagcagcagcagcaacagcagcaacaacagcagcagcagcagcagcgacgggAGAAAACATTCAAAGTATGA